In Tiliqua scincoides isolate rTilSci1 chromosome 1, rTilSci1.hap2, whole genome shotgun sequence, the following are encoded in one genomic region:
- the RPS13 gene encoding small ribosomal subunit protein uS15: MGRMHAPGKGLSQSALPYRRSVPTWLKLTSDDVKEQIYKLAKKGLTPSQIGVILRDSHGVAQVRFVTGNKILRILKSKGLAPDLPEDLYHLIKKAVAVRKHLERNRKDKDAKFRLILIESRIHRLARYYKTKRVLPPNWKYESSTASALVA, from the exons ATGGGCCGCATGCACGCTCCCGG GAAGGGTCTATCCCAGTCAGCCCTGCCTTACAGGCGAAGCGTTCCCACT TGGttgaaacttacttctgatgATGTCAAAGAACAGATCTACAAGCTGGCTAAGAAGGGCTTGACTCCCTCGCAAATTG GTGTAATCCTGAGGGACTCCCATGGTGTTGCCCAAGTTCGTTTTGTGACAGGCAACAAAATTCTAAGGATTCTTAAATCCAAAGGACTTGCCCCTGATCTTCCAGAAGACCTTTACCACTTAATCAAGAAGGCTGTTGCTGTTCGTAAGCATCTTGAGAGGAACCGAAAG GATAAAGATGCCAAATTCCGTCTCATTTTGATTGAGAGCAGAATTCATAGGCTGGCTCGCTACTACAAGACCAAGAGAGTGCTCCCTCCCAATTGGAAGTA tgaatCATCCACAGCTTCTGCTCTGGTTGCTTAA